In the genome of Vicia villosa cultivar HV-30 ecotype Madison, WI linkage group LG7, Vvil1.0, whole genome shotgun sequence, one region contains:
- the LOC131619496 gene encoding uncharacterized protein LOC131619496, with protein sequence MKVIFRFQDENVPALAANATDVQQTTHKELKKKDGKTMFLIHQSVSNEIFEKIMHYGSGDMGCNGETVINLTNHMTRNGETFTDVMKVEKVLKTLTPRFDHIVVALEESKDLDSMKIEELQATECRSKRVSRSKDEAQFAHNEDSDYDEALLMATVKEEEERSDEWYLDTGCSNHRTGKKSWFFELDDSANRRIRFADNNIVCAVGIGKVLIHRKDGKKAYITDVLYVPSMKNNLISIGQLLQKGYTMKMEAQAMKVFDSKNRLIMKAQFSKQ encoded by the exons ATGAAGGTGATCTTCAGGTTCCAGGATGAAAATGTACCAGCATTAGCAGCGAATGCAACTGATGTACAACAAACAacacataaagaattgaagaagaaagatggaaaaaccATGTTTTTGATTCATCAGAGTGTAAGTAATGAGATCTTTGAGAAGATCATGCATTATGGAAGTGGAGACATGGGATGCAATGGAGAAACT GTGATCAATCTTACAAATCATATGACAAGGAATGGTGAAACTTTCACTGATGTGATGAAGGTTGAGAAAGTTCTCAAAACTTTAACACCAAGATTTGACCACATTGTGGTTGCTTTAGAAGAATCTAAGGATCTAGATTCTATGAAGATAGAAGAACTGCAAGCAA CTGAATGCAGATCAAAGAGGGTCTCAAGGAGCAAAGATGAAGCTCAATTTGCTCACAATGAGGATTCAGATTATGATGAAGCACTCCTGATGGCAACAGTCAAGGAGGAAGAAGAAAGAAGTGATGAATGGTActtggacactgggtgttcaaaccATAGGACAGGAAAGAAATCTTGGTTCTTTGAATTAGATGATTCAGCTAATAGAAGGATAAGATTTGCAGACAATAACATAGTTTGCGCAGTTGGAATCGGGAAAGTATTGATCCACAGGAAGGACGGTAAAAAAGCATACATCACTGATGTGTTGTATGTACCAAGTATGAAGAACAACCTCATCAGCATTGGTCAATTACTGCAAAAGGGGTACACTATGAAGATGGAAGCACAAGCTATGAAGGTTTTTGATAGCAAGAATAGATTGATTATGAAAGCTCAATTTTCAAAGCAATGA
- the LOC131619497 gene encoding auxin response factor 17-like, which produces MSQQQHLRVDPKIWQKIARDSFTVPKLHSKVYYFPQGHLQHVCPNTQPFYGCRPMILCIVSAVDLLADPETDQVYAKLLLTPVIDGSVVPLESHNGPDGDQIVSYAKTLTNTDVRSGAVLYIPKAGADSILPALPPLDSRNQSRFQDISVKDVCGVVSQIRHFHRLCPFQHLFTIGWSGFVSKKNLAAGDTVVFAKNSAGNISIGIRRKGKLPATAKMTEKEVKLAIELAEKNAAFEVVYYPTVGGFDFVVGAKIVEDAMKVNWRCGMRVTHMVKNDDTSKGCSIFNGRISNLSSRSTRPWRMLQVKWDDPHVPENLKQLCPWQVEVINSNPPISDIQFPPTKKLRGAQGSVLSTEQNISNSHTSSILNSFKTKNAHIDNCNNKKTSPASIMLFGKMIQPIERDLYESSDIIGDNSCKRSNEIDKTC; this is translated from the exons ATGTCTCAACAGCAACACCTCCGTGTTGATCCCAAAATCTGGCAGAAAATCGCCCGAGATTCCTTCACTGTTCCAAAACTTCATTCCAAAGTATATTATTTCCCTCAAGGTCATTTACAACATGTCTGTCCTAACACTCAACCATTCTATGGTTGCCGTCCGATGATTCTCTGCATAGTCTCCGCCGTTGATCTCCTTGCAGATCCTGAAACTGATCAAGTTTATGCAAAATTACTCCTCACTCCCGTAATTGACGGAAGTGTTGTTCCTCTTGAGTCTCACAATGGACCCGATGGTGATCAAATTGTTTCCTATGCCAAGACTCTCACTAATACTGATGTTAGAAGCGGGGCTGTACTCTACATACCTAAGGCCGGTGCCGACTCGATCTTACCAGCACTCCCGCCGCTTGACTCTAGAAACCAATCGCGGTTTCAAGATATATCCGTCAAGGACGTTTGCGGTGTAGTCTCGCAAATTCGCCACTTCCACCGTCTATGTCCCTTTCAACACCTGTTCACCATTGGCTGGAGTGGATTTGTTAGCAAGAAGAATCTGGCTGCCGGTGATACAGTTGTTTTTGCTAAAAACTCGGCTGGAAATATCTCCATTGGAATTCGCAGGAAAGGGAAGTTACCTGCCACTGCAAAAATGACAGAAAAGGAAGTTAAGTTGGCAATAGAATTGGCAGAGAAGAATGCAGCATTTGAAGTTGTGTACTATCCAACGGTAGGTGGTTTTGATTTTGTGGTGGGAGCGAAGATAGTGGAGGATGCAATGAAAGTTAATTGGAGGTGTGGGATGAGAGTTACACACATGGTGAAGAATGACGACACTTCTAAGGGATGCTCCATTTTTAATGGGAGAATATCTAATCTCTCCTCTCGTTCTACTCGCCCATGGCGCATGCTTCAG GTTAAATGGGATGATCCTCATGTCCCTGAGAATCTAAAGCAATTATGTCCTTGGCAGGTTGAAGTTATTAATTCTAACCCACCTATATCAGATATACAATTCCCTCCAACAAAAAAGTTGAGAGGTGCTCAAGGTTCTGTGTTGTCAACTGAGCAAAACATTAGCAATTCTCACACCTCTAGTATTTTGAACTCCTTTAAAACAAAGAATGCTCATATTGACAATTGCAATAACAAGAAAACTAGTCCGGCTTCAATAATGTTATTTGGTAAGATGATACAACCTATTGAAAGGGATTTGTATGAGTCTTCTGATATTATAGGAGACAATAGTTGTAAGAGGAGTAATGAAATTGATAaaacttgttaa